The Pseudomonas sp. R4-35-07 genome contains a region encoding:
- a CDS encoding phosphatidate cytidylyltransferase has protein sequence MDSQTLMLFGGIGAILVTASLIGLILKLRTRGNPNAVIDNLNARINAWWVMVVVIGVAFWLGTGAVILLFYAVSFYALREFLTLTPTRRSDYPALVAAFYLALPLQYVLIYADWYGLFSIFIPVYVFLLLPILASLGGDSTHFLERASKVQWGLMIAVFCVSFVPALLTLDIPGYEGRNLLLIAYLVIVVQLSDVLQYVCGKLFGKHKIAPNLSPSKTVEGFVGGILLSSLIGAALWWTTPFNPWQSFLIALLINLLGFAGGIVMSAIKRDRGVKDWGHMIEGHGGMLDRLDSVCFAAPIFFHLVRYWWT, from the coding sequence ATGGATAGCCAGACCTTGATGTTATTCGGCGGGATCGGCGCGATTCTGGTCACCGCCTCGCTGATCGGCCTGATCCTGAAGTTGCGCACCCGTGGCAATCCCAACGCGGTGATCGACAACCTCAACGCCCGCATCAACGCCTGGTGGGTGATGGTGGTGGTGATCGGTGTCGCCTTCTGGCTCGGCACCGGCGCAGTGATCCTGCTGTTCTATGCGGTGTCCTTCTATGCCTTGCGCGAATTTCTCACCCTCACTCCGACCCGGCGCAGCGACTACCCGGCCCTGGTAGCGGCGTTCTACCTCGCCCTCCCGCTGCAGTACGTGCTGATCTACGCCGACTGGTACGGACTATTCTCGATCTTCATCCCGGTCTACGTGTTCCTGCTGCTGCCGATACTCGCCTCCCTGGGCGGCGACAGCACTCACTTCCTGGAGCGCGCATCCAAGGTGCAATGGGGCCTGATGATCGCGGTGTTCTGCGTGTCGTTCGTGCCGGCGTTGCTGACCCTGGACATCCCCGGCTATGAAGGCCGCAACCTGCTGCTGATCGCCTACCTGGTGATCGTGGTGCAACTGTCGGACGTGTTGCAGTACGTGTGCGGCAAGCTGTTCGGCAAACACAAGATCGCGCCCAACCTCTCGCCGTCCAAAACCGTGGAAGGTTTTGTCGGCGGCATCCTGCTGTCCTCTCTGATCGGTGCCGCGCTGTGGTGGACCACGCCGTTCAATCCCTGGCAGTCGTTTTTGATCGCGCTGTTGATCAACCTGCTGGGCTTTGCCGGCGGGATCGTGATGTCGGCGATCAAGCGCGATCGCGGCGTGAAGGATTGGGGGCACATGATCGAAGGGCACGGCGGCATGCTGGATCGGCTGGATTCGGTGTGCTTTGCGGCGCCGATCTTCTTCCACCTGGTGCGGTACTGGTGGACCTGA
- the hflK gene encoding protease modulator HflK: protein MQVDLEADGASVEGLPRFQQGLFHARRLRQAGISLTALAVTGWVLALFVALFAPVSIWPVVLINCSSALLVLVAGLQSAWWVADWRAQALEEPAVELPGVETGRYERLAQRLGKQIGAPVLWLCGWSLLALVSVIEFWNLALPAAAVGQSASIGAALGLALAFGLLVFERRMAQETAVQWPEAAQLAQLSRVAITCLVISALCLLFAGAQSVWPLRLATLIGLLPALVALEFVLRGVLSLFSPRQPRLEPRLMAQSVVAGLLRWPPQPLQALQHELHNRFGIDLRQIWAFTYMRRAFLPVLLVVLAVGWALTGVHEVPLQGRGIYERFGKPVEVFGPGLHVGLPWPLGRVLNVENGVVHELATSVSESAAPELAAAEGPAPLIANRLWDASHVNDKSQVIASSSGDKQSFQIVNMDVRFVYRIGLTDQAALAATYNSADVPTLIRSTASRILVHDFASRTLDELLGEQRTRLADEIGRSVQADLQKLDSGVEILATVVEAIHPPAGAANAYHGVQAAQIGAQALIARERGAASEQTNQALLQASTARNQAQATAREVNASAQAANLRFVAEQKAYAAAGRAFVLEQYLGQLSQGLAHAKLLILDHRLGADSAPTIDLRSFTLPADPSVPRKAVQ, encoded by the coding sequence ATGCAAGTGGATCTAGAAGCTGACGGAGCTTCGGTTGAGGGCCTGCCGCGTTTTCAGCAGGGGCTGTTCCATGCCCGTCGATTGCGCCAAGCCGGTATCAGCCTGACAGCCTTGGCCGTTACCGGTTGGGTGCTGGCGTTATTTGTGGCGCTGTTTGCACCGGTCTCGATCTGGCCGGTGGTGTTGATCAATTGCTCGTCGGCCTTGCTCGTCCTGGTAGCCGGCTTGCAGTCGGCGTGGTGGGTAGCCGATTGGCGTGCCCAGGCGCTGGAAGAGCCGGCAGTTGAATTGCCGGGTGTAGAGACGGGCCGCTACGAGCGCCTTGCGCAGCGCCTGGGCAAGCAGATCGGCGCGCCGGTGTTGTGGCTGTGCGGTTGGTCGTTGCTGGCGCTGGTCAGCGTTATCGAATTCTGGAACCTGGCGCTGCCCGCTGCCGCCGTCGGTCAATCCGCCAGTATCGGCGCGGCGCTGGGCTTGGCGCTGGCGTTCGGTTTGCTGGTGTTCGAGCGGCGCATGGCCCAGGAAACCGCCGTGCAATGGCCGGAAGCTGCGCAACTGGCGCAATTGAGCCGGGTGGCGATCACCTGCCTGGTGATCAGTGCGCTGTGCCTGTTGTTTGCTGGTGCGCAATCGGTGTGGCCGCTGCGGCTGGCGACGCTGATCGGCCTGTTGCCTGCGCTGGTGGCGCTGGAATTTGTGCTGCGCGGCGTGCTGTCACTGTTCAGCCCACGCCAGCCGCGTCTGGAACCGCGCCTGATGGCGCAGAGTGTGGTCGCAGGCCTGCTGCGCTGGCCGCCGCAGCCGCTGCAAGCTTTGCAGCATGAACTGCACAATCGTTTCGGCATCGACCTGCGCCAGATTTGGGCATTTACCTACATGCGTCGCGCGTTCCTGCCGGTGCTGCTGGTGGTGCTGGCGGTAGGCTGGGCGCTGACCGGCGTGCATGAAGTCCCTCTGCAGGGCCGTGGGATTTATGAGCGTTTCGGTAAACCGGTCGAAGTGTTCGGCCCGGGCTTGCACGTTGGGTTGCCCTGGCCCCTGGGCCGCGTGTTGAACGTGGAGAACGGCGTGGTGCACGAGCTGGCGACCAGCGTCAGCGAAAGCGCCGCGCCCGAGCTGGCCGCCGCCGAAGGCCCGGCGCCGCTGATCGCCAATCGCTTGTGGGACGCCAGCCATGTGAATGACAAGTCCCAAGTCATCGCCAGCAGCAGTGGCGACAAACAGAGCTTCCAGATCGTCAACATGGACGTGCGGTTCGTCTACCGCATCGGCCTGACGGACCAGGCCGCACTGGCTGCCACCTACAACAGCGCCGATGTCCCGACCCTGATCCGCAGCACCGCCAGCCGCATCCTGGTGCACGACTTTGCCTCACGCACCCTTGATGAATTGCTCGGCGAACAACGCACCCGCCTTGCCGACGAAATCGGCCGCAGCGTACAAGCAGACCTGCAAAAGCTCGACAGCGGTGTGGAAATTCTCGCCACGGTCGTCGAAGCGATCCACCCACCGGCCGGCGCCGCCAACGCCTATCACGGCGTGCAAGCCGCGCAGATCGGCGCCCAGGCATTGATCGCTCGCGAGCGTGGCGCGGCCAGCGAGCAGACCAACCAGGCGTTGCTGCAGGCCAGCACCGCCCGCAACCAGGCCCAGGCCACCGCGCGCGAAGTGAATGCCAGTGCCCAGGCGGCCAACCTGCGCTTCGTTGCCGAACAAAAAGCCTACGCCGCAGCGGGCCGGGCTTTCGTGTTGGAACAGTACCTGGGCCAGCTCAGCCAGGGCCTGGCCCACGCCAAACTGCTTATTCTGGATCATCGCCTGGGCGCCGACAGTGCGCCGACGATCGATCTGCGATCTTTTACCTTACCGGCCGATCCCTCGGTGCCGCGTAAAGCCGTTCAATAA
- a CDS encoding 1-acyl-sn-glycerol-3-phosphate acyltransferase: protein MFEPVVATLITSMARTVTGARSLWLGCAPVPVQRIYFANHSSHGDFVLVWASLPQNLRKFTRPVAGSDYWNKSALRRYIINRVFNGVLIDRERKEPVDNPLQPMLAALEGGDSLIIFPEGTRNLEDGLLPFKSGLYHLANSYPQAELIPVWIANLNRVMPKGRVLPLPLLCTTSFGAPLQLEEGEDKAAFLARTRDALLALAPEHS, encoded by the coding sequence ATGTTCGAACCCGTGGTCGCCACACTGATTACTTCCATGGCCCGCACCGTCACCGGCGCCCGCAGCCTGTGGTTGGGCTGCGCGCCCGTGCCGGTGCAGCGCATCTACTTCGCCAACCACAGCAGCCACGGCGACTTCGTGCTGGTGTGGGCGTCGCTACCGCAAAACCTGCGCAAATTCACCCGCCCTGTGGCCGGCAGCGATTACTGGAATAAAAGCGCGCTGCGCCGCTACATCATCAACCGCGTGTTCAACGGCGTACTGATTGATCGCGAGCGCAAAGAGCCTGTGGATAACCCTTTGCAGCCAATGCTTGCTGCGTTGGAAGGCGGCGACTCGCTGATCATCTTTCCTGAAGGCACGCGCAATCTGGAGGACGGCCTGCTGCCGTTCAAAAGCGGGTTGTATCACTTGGCAAACAGTTACCCACAGGCCGAGTTGATTCCGGTGTGGATAGCCAATTTGAACCGCGTGATGCCCAAGGGCCGTGTCCTGCCATTACCGCTGTTATGCACAACCAGCTTCGGCGCGCCCCTGCAATTGGAAGAAGGCGAAGACAAAGCCGCGTTCCTTGCCCGCACCCGCGACGCCCTGCTCGCCCTCGCCCCGGAGCATTCCTGA
- a CDS encoding CDP-alcohol phosphatidyltransferase family protein has protein sequence MISIYQLKPRFQNLLRPLVQRLYDNGTTANQITVLAGVISVLVGLLIASFAQHLWLFALIPLWMIVRMALNAVDGMLAREFGQQSRLGAYLNELCDVIADSALILPFALIPDVSLAPVLLVTLLAVFSEYAGVLGPMVGASRRYDGPMGKSDRAFVLGVLATGVALGWFGAGWVDTVMWLVAALLAYTLVNRVRQGLKEHSDTSPIA, from the coding sequence ATGATCTCCATTTATCAGCTCAAACCGCGGTTCCAAAACCTGCTGCGGCCCCTCGTGCAGCGCCTTTATGACAACGGCACCACCGCCAACCAGATCACCGTGCTGGCCGGCGTGATTTCCGTGTTGGTGGGCCTGCTGATTGCCAGCTTCGCCCAGCACTTGTGGCTGTTCGCGCTGATCCCGCTGTGGATGATTGTGCGCATGGCCCTTAACGCCGTCGACGGCATGCTCGCGCGCGAGTTCGGCCAGCAATCGCGCCTGGGCGCCTACCTCAATGAACTGTGCGATGTGATCGCCGACAGCGCGCTGATCCTGCCGTTTGCGCTGATCCCCGACGTCAGCCTGGCGCCCGTGCTGTTGGTGACGCTGCTCGCAGTGTTCAGCGAATACGCCGGTGTGCTGGGGCCGATGGTGGGCGCATCGCGCCGCTATGACGGGCCGATGGGCAAAAGTGACCGGGCGTTCGTACTCGGGGTGCTGGCCACCGGCGTGGCGTTGGGCTGGTTCGGCGCCGGCTGGGTCGACACGGTGATGTGGCTGGTCGCCGCGCTGCTGGCCTACACCCTGGTCAACCGGGTGCGTCAGGGCCTCAAGGAACACTCAGACACCTCACCGATTGCATAA
- a CDS encoding bifunctional alpha/beta hydrolase/class I SAM-dependent methyltransferase, with translation MREQQPHSFSTHDGVELFYRHWPATAGAGPRKAIMLFHRGHEHSGRIAHLVDELGLPDFDFFAWDARGHGQSPGERGDSPSFATSARDVQTFCDHIGATYGIEEENVAVIAQSVGAVIAATWVHDYAPKIRALVLASPAFKVKLYVPFARPGLALMRKFRGNFFVNSYVKAKFLSHDPERVASYDSDPLITKAISVNVLLGLYEAADRVVADAQAIQVPTQLLVSGSDFVVHRKPQQQFFDRLGSLKKELHILPGFFHDTLGERDRALAINSARRFILQNFAQPLDRASLLDADKLGATCAESEALAAPLPRNSLRDLYWRMTRASMGLGKNLSEGVKLGFDTGFDSGSTLDYVYRNTPTGKGALGRMIDTNYLNSIGWRGIRQRKLNVEELLRLAMARLRADEREVRIVDIAAGHGRYILEALQGVSPLPESILLRDYSDINVRDGGALIREKGLDDIAQFIKADAFDRANLAALEPKPTLAVVSGLYELFADNAMVGGSLAGLAEAVEPGGCLVYTGQPWHPQLELIARALTSHRQGQAWVMRRRSQAEMDQLVEAAGFRKITQRVDEWGIFTVSLAQKI, from the coding sequence ATGCGCGAACAGCAACCACACAGCTTCAGCACCCATGACGGCGTCGAGCTGTTTTACCGGCACTGGCCGGCCACGGCAGGCGCCGGGCCGCGCAAGGCGATTATGTTGTTCCATCGCGGTCATGAGCACTCCGGGCGTATCGCGCACTTGGTGGACGAACTGGGCCTGCCTGACTTTGACTTCTTCGCCTGGGACGCCCGTGGTCACGGCCAATCCCCCGGCGAGCGCGGTGACAGCCCCAGCTTTGCCACCAGCGCCCGCGACGTGCAGACTTTCTGCGACCACATCGGCGCCACCTACGGCATCGAAGAGGAAAACGTCGCGGTCATCGCCCAAAGCGTCGGCGCGGTGATCGCGGCCACCTGGGTGCATGACTACGCACCGAAGATCCGCGCCCTGGTACTCGCCTCCCCTGCCTTCAAGGTCAAGCTGTACGTGCCCTTCGCACGCCCGGGCCTGGCCCTGATGCGCAAGTTTCGCGGCAACTTTTTCGTCAACAGTTACGTCAAGGCCAAGTTCCTCAGCCATGACCCGGAGCGCGTGGCGTCCTACGATAGCGATCCGCTGATCACCAAGGCCATCTCGGTGAATGTGCTGCTGGGCCTGTACGAAGCGGCCGACCGGGTGGTCGCCGATGCCCAGGCCATCCAGGTGCCGACCCAGTTGCTGGTCTCCGGCTCCGACTTCGTGGTGCACCGTAAGCCCCAGCAGCAGTTTTTCGACCGTCTCGGCAGCCTGAAAAAAGAGCTGCATATCCTCCCGGGTTTCTTTCACGACACCCTTGGCGAACGTGACCGCGCCCTGGCCATCAACAGCGCCAGGCGCTTTATCCTGCAAAACTTTGCGCAGCCGCTGGACCGCGCCTCGCTGCTGGACGCCGACAAACTGGGCGCTACCTGCGCCGAATCCGAAGCCCTCGCCGCACCACTGCCGCGCAATTCCCTGCGCGATCTGTACTGGCGCATGACCCGCGCCAGCATGGGCCTGGGCAAGAACCTGTCGGAGGGGGTGAAACTGGGCTTCGACACCGGCTTCGATTCCGGCAGCACCCTGGATTACGTGTACCGCAACACGCCCACCGGCAAAGGCGCGCTGGGGCGGATGATCGACACCAACTACCTCAACTCCATCGGCTGGCGCGGCATTCGCCAGCGCAAGCTGAACGTCGAAGAACTGCTACGCCTGGCCATGGCCAGGTTGCGTGCCGATGAGCGCGAAGTGCGCATCGTCGATATCGCTGCTGGCCATGGTCGTTACATTCTGGAAGCTTTGCAGGGTGTGTCGCCGCTACCGGAATCGATCCTGCTGCGCGACTACAGCGACATCAACGTGCGCGACGGTGGCGCCTTGATCCGTGAAAAGGGCCTGGACGATATCGCCCAGTTCATCAAAGCCGATGCATTCGATCGGGCGAATCTGGCCGCGCTGGAGCCGAAACCGACGCTGGCGGTGGTGTCCGGGCTGTATGAATTGTTTGCCGATAACGCCATGGTCGGCGGTTCGTTGGCGGGCCTCGCCGAAGCGGTGGAGCCCGGCGGTTGTCTGGTCTACACCGGCCAACCGTGGCACCCACAGCTGGAACTGATCGCCCGCGCCTTGACCAGCCACCGCCAGGGCCAGGCCTGGGTGATGCGTCGACGCAGCCAGGCGGAAATGGACCAACTGGTGGAGGCTGCGGGCTTTCGCAAGATCACCCAGCGTGTGGATGAGTGGGGTATTTTCACCGTGTCCCTGGCACAGAAGATCTGA
- a CDS encoding phosphatase PAP2/dual specificity phosphatase family protein → MREPGLFKPALLWLLVLAPLFFSTYGFATWVTNQRSDVGTLVFGWETHMPFWAWTIVPYWSIDLLYGFSLLLPSTRHELKQHALRLLTAQVIAVSCFLIWPLRFTFERPELDGVFGWLFAVLAGFDKPFNQAPSLHIALLVILWVMYQRHTQGFWRWVVHGWFALIGISVLTTYQHHFVDLPTGALAGWLCVWLWPLEHASPLLNARLTRDSKRRWLGARYALGALALMLLALALGGWGLWLLWPAVSLALVAANYWLLGAEGFQKRNNGQLTPAARWLYAPYLVAAWINSRLWTRRHPQPELIVDNVWLGRIPTSSEQQSFKAIVDLCAELPINPQGRSYHCIPVVDLIAPTSAECLQAAKAIERLRLDGPLLVCCALGYSRSATAIAAWLLHSGRATTVDQALAIIRTARARVVLHPAHRLALEGLPHAC, encoded by the coding sequence ATGCGCGAACCCGGCTTGTTTAAACCGGCGCTGCTGTGGCTGCTGGTGTTGGCGCCGCTGTTTTTCAGCACCTACGGCTTCGCTACTTGGGTCACCAACCAGCGCAGCGATGTGGGCACGCTGGTGTTCGGCTGGGAAACCCATATGCCGTTCTGGGCCTGGACCATCGTGCCCTATTGGTCCATCGACTTGCTCTACGGGTTCTCGCTGTTGCTGCCGAGCACCCGCCACGAACTCAAGCAGCATGCCCTGCGCCTGCTGACGGCCCAGGTGATAGCCGTCAGTTGCTTCCTGATCTGGCCGCTGCGCTTCACCTTCGAACGGCCGGAACTGGATGGCGTGTTCGGCTGGTTGTTTGCCGTGCTGGCCGGCTTCGACAAGCCCTTCAACCAGGCGCCCTCACTACATATCGCGCTGCTGGTGATCCTGTGGGTCATGTACCAGCGGCATACCCAAGGTTTTTGGCGCTGGGTGGTGCACGGCTGGTTTGCGCTGATCGGTATTTCCGTACTGACCACTTATCAACATCACTTTGTCGACTTACCCACAGGCGCCCTCGCGGGGTGGTTGTGCGTGTGGTTATGGCCGCTGGAACACGCCAGCCCGCTGCTCAATGCCCGACTTACGCGCGACTCTAAACGCCGTTGGCTGGGTGCGCGCTACGCCCTTGGCGCGCTGGCGCTGATGCTGCTCGCGCTGGCTTTGGGCGGTTGGGGGTTATGGTTGCTGTGGCCGGCGGTGTCCCTCGCGCTGGTCGCAGCCAATTACTGGCTGCTGGGTGCCGAGGGCTTTCAGAAACGCAACAATGGCCAGCTGACGCCTGCTGCGCGTTGGCTGTATGCGCCTTATCTGGTCGCCGCCTGGATCAATTCGCGGCTGTGGACACGCCGGCATCCACAGCCTGAGCTGATTGTGGATAACGTCTGGCTGGGGCGAATTCCTACATCGAGCGAGCAGCAGTCTTTCAAGGCCATCGTCGATCTCTGCGCCGAATTGCCGATTAATCCACAGGGTCGTAGCTATCACTGCATTCCTGTTGTGGACTTGATCGCGCCCACCTCCGCCGAATGCCTGCAAGCCGCCAAGGCCATCGAACGCCTGCGCTTGGACGGCCCGTTGCTGGTGTGCTGCGCCCTGGGCTACTCGCGCAGCGCCACGGCCATTGCCGCCTGGCTGTTGCACAGCGGACGCGCGACGACGGTGGATCAAGCGCTGGCTATTATTCGTACAGCGCGGGCCCGTGTGGTCCTGCATCCCGCACATCGTCTCGCCTTGGAGGGTTTGCCCCATGCCTGCTGA
- a CDS encoding TetR/AcrR family transcriptional regulator gives MRPQRTPQLPPRERIIDAATVLFREQGITRVSMDAIAERAASTKMTVYRHFENKDALVLEWLEQLTESYGDVFDRLASEHPDSPPKQLLGFVEFIVTDLQCSDYRGCPFTNTLAELPEAEHPARLLIQAHKQRQFARLLALCTAMALSEPEQVAEELTLLMEGAQVVAQNKGIERVGERLTEMVNRRLGS, from the coding sequence ATGCGCCCACAACGGACACCCCAACTGCCGCCCCGGGAACGCATCATCGATGCTGCGACGGTGTTGTTCAGGGAGCAAGGGATTACGCGGGTCAGCATGGACGCCATCGCCGAGCGGGCGGCCTCGACGAAAATGACCGTCTACCGGCATTTCGAGAACAAGGATGCGCTGGTGCTGGAATGGCTTGAGCAGCTTACTGAAAGCTATGGCGATGTCTTCGACCGACTGGCATCGGAGCACCCGGATTCACCGCCCAAGCAACTGCTGGGCTTTGTTGAGTTCATCGTGACTGACCTGCAATGCTCGGATTACCGGGGCTGCCCGTTCACCAACACCCTGGCCGAGTTGCCCGAGGCTGAGCACCCCGCCCGGTTGCTGATCCAGGCGCACAAGCAACGGCAATTCGCGCGGCTGCTTGCCCTCTGCACCGCCATGGCATTGAGCGAGCCGGAGCAGGTGGCCGAGGAACTGACCTTGCTCATGGAGGGTGCCCAGGTGGTGGCGCAAAACAAAGGGATTGAGCGAGTCGGCGAGCGCTTGACCGAAATGGTCAACCGGCGCCTGGGATCGTGA
- a CDS encoding amidase — protein sequence MHLSDYAVHDATGLSQLIQAKQVSPSEVRAAAFHAIEALNPQINALVETWNDEPAPHAGVFSGVPVLIKDLGITAKGRRNELGSALALGCTAEGDSQLMSRLRFAGLVPLGRTTTPEFAASTTTESRLYGPTRNPWNVERSAGGSSGGSAAAVAAGMVPIAHATDGGGSIRVPASLCGLFGLKPSRGRVPMGPDVDEVWSGLAVHGVLTRSVRDSAALLDAVHGSAVGDPFHIASPPTSFLEQSRLEPHALRIGVHTRPLNGQALHPAVQIALEQTMRHLEALGHQVEEVEPDIGVSWEAFVELNGRFWSSNTAAWIDAIAAATGRSIDAEHLEPATLALYRYGKTLSATELLGALHERNIVARTLGGFFEDYDLLLSPTLPGLAPMIGQYNAQQAHLDGRGWMNHVFNQSPFTALANVTGAPAMSVPLSQDPQTGLPIGMQFMGKFGAEGVLLGLAGQLERECAWAGRRPGVWAGKL from the coding sequence ATGCACCTGTCCGACTACGCTGTTCACGATGCCACGGGCCTGAGTCAACTGATCCAGGCCAAACAGGTCAGCCCAAGCGAGGTGCGTGCGGCGGCCTTCCACGCTATCGAGGCCCTCAATCCGCAAATTAATGCACTGGTTGAAACCTGGAACGATGAGCCTGCCCCCCACGCCGGTGTGTTTTCAGGCGTGCCGGTGCTGATCAAGGACCTGGGCATTACTGCCAAGGGGCGTCGCAACGAACTGGGCAGCGCGTTGGCACTCGGCTGCACCGCCGAAGGCGATTCACAGCTCATGAGCCGCTTGCGTTTCGCCGGACTTGTGCCGCTTGGCCGAACCACCACACCGGAGTTCGCTGCAAGCACCACCACCGAAAGCCGACTTTATGGACCCACCCGTAATCCCTGGAATGTAGAACGAAGCGCCGGAGGCTCAAGTGGCGGTTCGGCAGCCGCCGTCGCGGCCGGCATGGTACCCATCGCTCACGCAACCGATGGCGGCGGCTCCATCCGGGTACCTGCCTCGCTGTGTGGCCTGTTCGGCTTGAAACCCAGCCGCGGGCGAGTGCCCATGGGGCCGGACGTGGATGAAGTCTGGAGCGGCCTTGCGGTGCACGGCGTACTGACACGCTCGGTGCGTGACAGTGCGGCCCTGCTGGACGCTGTGCATGGCAGCGCAGTCGGTGACCCGTTCCACATTGCGTCGCCGCCGACCAGCTTTCTGGAACAATCCCGGCTTGAGCCCCACGCATTGCGTATCGGTGTGCACACTCGCCCGCTCAATGGCCAAGCGCTGCACCCAGCGGTGCAAATCGCATTGGAGCAGACGATGCGACATCTCGAGGCGCTTGGGCACCAGGTCGAGGAAGTCGAGCCGGATATTGGCGTGAGCTGGGAGGCTTTTGTCGAGCTGAATGGGCGCTTCTGGTCGTCCAATACCGCCGCCTGGATCGACGCCATTGCAGCCGCAACCGGACGTAGTATCGATGCTGAACACCTTGAGCCCGCTACCTTGGCGCTGTACCGATACGGCAAGACGCTAAGTGCCACCGAACTGTTGGGTGCGTTGCACGAACGCAATATTGTCGCCCGAACGCTCGGCGGCTTTTTCGAGGATTACGATCTGCTGCTGTCACCGACCTTGCCAGGCTTGGCACCGATGATCGGTCAATACAATGCACAGCAAGCGCATCTGGACGGACGAGGCTGGATGAACCATGTGTTCAACCAGTCACCGTTCACCGCGCTGGCGAATGTCACCGGCGCGCCGGCTATGTCGGTTCCGCTGTCACAAGACCCTCAAACCGGTTTGCCTATTGGCATGCAGTTCATGGGCAAGTTCGGCGCTGAGGGCGTGTTGCTGGGGTTGGCTGGGCAGCTTGAACGTGAGTGTGCGTGGGCCGGTCGGCGGCCGGGCGTGTGGGCGGGTAAGCTCTGA